A genome region from Anastrepha obliqua isolate idAnaObli1 chromosome 4, idAnaObli1_1.0, whole genome shotgun sequence includes the following:
- the LOC129246275 gene encoding uncharacterized protein LOC129246275 encodes MQAHRAARNVNENAQRRQQAARMNVNIDLNGAGFQYNNAIDYSLHKFVVIGAMDKICQYCNAVKFKTEPPGMCCTSGKVRLPELQYPPEPLASLLSGSTPQSKHFLDHIQMYNSCFQMTSFGATNIIRDNFMPTFKIQGQIYHKIGSLLPFPDANYQFLQIYFLGNNQNEVDTRCAFFKSARRLIIEELQAIFHEHNELVTTFKTALDQMQSDDHKIVIRAERRPIGEHERRFNAPLNNEIAIVIVGEEFQSRDIVLRRRNNQLQRVCETHRSYDALQYPILFCRGEDGYSVNIKMVDPANPREFLD; translated from the exons ATGCAAGCGCATCGTGCAGCAagaaatgttaatgaaaatgCACAAAGACGACAACAAGCAGCACGAATGAATGTTAATATTGATTTGAACGGTGCTGGATTTCAATATAACAATGCCATTGATTATAGTTTGCATAAATTTGTGGTTATTGGCGCAATGGACAAAATATGTCAATATTGTAATGCAGTGAAATTTAAAACTGAACCTCCTGGAATGTGTTGTACTTCTGGGAAAGTACGACTACCAGAATTACAATATCCACCAGAACCATTAGCTTCACTGCTTTCTGGCTCAACACCtcaatcaaaacattttttggatCACATTCAAATGTAcaattcatgttttcaaatgacgTCTTTTGGCGCGACGAATATAATAAGAGATAATTTTATGCCGACCTTCAAG ATACAAGGGCAAATTTACCACAAAATCGGTTCCTTGCTGCCATTCCCAGATGCTAActatcaatttttgcaaatttatttccttgGCAATAATCAAAATGAAGTCGATACACGTTGTGCATTTTTTAAAAGTGCCAGAAGATTGATAATTGAAGAATTGCAagcaatatttcatgaacataACGAATTGGTTACTACGTTTAAGACAGCACTTGATCAAATGCAATCTGATGATCATAAAATTGTGATTAGAGCTGAAAGAAGACCGATCGGTGAACACGAACGAAGATTTAATGCACCGCTTAATAATGAAATTGCTATTGTGATTGTTGGTGAAGAGTTTCAATCACGTGATATTGTATTGCGCCGAAGAAATAATCAATTACAACGTGTATGCGAAACGCATCGCAGTTACGACGCACTACaatatccaattttattttgtcgAGGCGAAGATGGATACTCTGTCAATATAAAAATGGTTGATCCAGCAAATCCACGTGAGTTTTTGGattaa